The proteins below come from a single Gemmatimonadota bacterium genomic window:
- a CDS encoding aminoacetone oxidase family FAD-binding enzyme, with product MTTPRRRLVVIGAGAAGTMAAIFAAAGGAETVLLERTKDGGRKILVSGGGRCNVLPMQLDETRFVTDSSVNTLRRIVRSWPLAEQRTFFENDVGIPLVDEPESRKTFPASHRARDVRDGLMALAVRNGVALRMETQVRDVVPVDQRWRIDLHDGESMTADAVILSCGGLSVPNTGSDGAGLDITRALGHTMHETYPALTPLLDRSGAFASLSGVSLTVTLTARSGARTATATGGFLFTHRGYSGPSVLDISHVFTRRGDAGVAPGRLLVKWTALDDAQWEAVLKPQGPQGARTVLATLREELPDRLAMVLMGIAIVEPMRTLAELRRDERLRLIEALVRGVLPWSGDEGYQKAEVTGGGVSLAEIDPRTMESRRHPGLYLCGELLDAFGPIGGYNFLWAWATGRAAGSGAAAQR from the coding sequence ATGACCACACCGCGTCGCCGACTCGTTGTCATCGGTGCCGGCGCGGCTGGCACCATGGCCGCGATCTTCGCCGCGGCGGGGGGCGCTGAGACCGTCCTGCTGGAACGCACCAAGGACGGCGGCCGCAAGATTCTCGTGAGCGGTGGCGGTCGCTGTAACGTGCTGCCCATGCAACTCGACGAGACACGGTTCGTGACCGACTCGTCGGTGAATACGTTGCGGCGCATCGTCCGTTCGTGGCCGCTGGCGGAACAGCGCACGTTCTTTGAGAACGACGTCGGCATTCCGCTCGTGGACGAGCCCGAGTCGCGCAAGACATTCCCCGCGTCGCATCGCGCGCGCGATGTGCGCGATGGCTTGATGGCGCTCGCGGTGCGGAACGGCGTTGCGTTGCGCATGGAAACGCAGGTGCGCGATGTCGTGCCGGTCGATCAGCGTTGGCGCATTGATCTGCACGACGGCGAATCGATGACCGCCGACGCCGTGATTCTTTCCTGTGGCGGCCTGTCAGTCCCCAACACGGGAAGCGACGGCGCTGGGCTCGACATTACGCGAGCGCTCGGGCACACGATGCACGAGACATATCCCGCACTCACGCCGTTGCTCGACCGGTCGGGTGCGTTCGCCAGTTTGTCCGGCGTGTCGCTGACCGTCACGCTCACCGCGCGCTCCGGTGCGCGCACGGCGACGGCGACCGGAGGTTTTCTCTTTACGCATCGCGGGTACAGTGGGCCGTCGGTGCTCGACATTTCGCACGTCTTTACGCGCCGCGGTGACGCGGGCGTAGCGCCTGGGCGACTCCTGGTGAAGTGGACCGCGCTCGACGACGCCCAGTGGGAGGCCGTCCTCAAGCCGCAGGGACCGCAGGGAGCGCGTACCGTGCTGGCCACGCTACGCGAGGAACTTCCCGACCGGCTCGCTATGGTATTGATGGGGATCGCCATTGTAGAGCCCATGCGCACACTCGCTGAGCTCCGGCGTGACGAACGGCTCCGGTTGATCGAGGCGCTCGTGCGTGGCGTGCTGCCGTGGAGCGGCGACGAGGGCTATCAAAAAGCTGAAGTCACAGGCGGCGGGGTGAGTCTCGCGGAAATCGATCCGCGCACAATGGAAAGTCGTCGGCACCCTGGACTGTACCTCTGCGGTGAGTTACTGGATGCGTTCGGGCCGATTGGAGGCTACAATTTTCTCTGGGCGTGGGCGACGGGACGCGCGGCTGGCTCCGGCGCGGCTGCCCAGCGCTGA
- the ggt gene encoding gamma-glutamyltransferase produces the protein MRQPFIAVALCLATVAHAQDRSQSRSTITSTHGIVASESVLASQVGASILERGGNAVDAAIATNAMMGLVAPMNDGIGGDLFAIYYEAKTGKLYGLNASGWAPKALTADYLLAKGLTTMPQRGIHAATVPGAVNGWAKLLSRFGRQSFAQVLAPAIRYAEAGFPVGEVVSVYWKDSEKDLRADAPTAQTYLPAGHVPVAGELFRNPDLAWTYKEIARGGAAAFYKGAISKKMLATFESHGGTMTAADLAEFDGEWVDPISTTYHGWTVYELPPNGQGIAALEMLNIMEQFPLAEAGHNSVKALHLMIEAKKLAYADMQRYDADPRFAKIPVAAMRSKAYAAERAKLIDAAHATCNVPAGTPQGTDNGTTYLSVVDRDGNMISLIQSNYSTVGFGSGIAVGGAGFVLHNRGGGFTLDKNSPNVLAGRKRPLHTIIPAFMEKDDVRVAFGIMGGWNQAQAHAQFVSNVVDFGMNVQAALDVPRFSKETFAGCDVNFESRVAESTRNALAALGHVIVMRGDYSSTRMGSGQVVMRNYTTRMNSGASDPRKDGAAVQELLGASIKKH, from the coding sequence ATGCGTCAGCCGTTTATTGCCGTCGCGCTTTGCCTTGCTACTGTGGCGCACGCGCAAGACCGTTCGCAGTCGCGCTCGACCATCACCTCCACGCACGGCATTGTCGCGAGCGAAAGTGTGCTCGCCTCCCAAGTGGGCGCGTCAATTCTTGAGCGCGGTGGCAACGCGGTGGATGCGGCGATCGCGACCAATGCCATGATGGGGCTCGTCGCCCCAATGAACGACGGCATCGGCGGTGATCTCTTCGCTATCTACTACGAGGCAAAAACAGGAAAACTGTACGGACTCAACGCCTCGGGCTGGGCGCCAAAAGCGCTCACCGCCGACTACTTGCTCGCCAAGGGTCTCACCACCATGCCGCAGCGCGGCATTCATGCCGCCACGGTGCCGGGCGCCGTGAACGGCTGGGCCAAACTGCTCAGTCGATTTGGGCGCCAGTCATTTGCGCAGGTGCTCGCACCGGCTATTCGCTATGCCGAAGCGGGATTCCCCGTGGGTGAAGTCGTCAGCGTGTATTGGAAGGACAGCGAGAAAGACCTTCGCGCCGACGCGCCGACGGCGCAGACCTACCTCCCCGCGGGTCACGTGCCGGTCGCCGGTGAGCTCTTTCGGAATCCGGATCTCGCCTGGACGTACAAAGAAATCGCACGCGGCGGAGCGGCCGCGTTTTACAAAGGCGCCATCTCCAAAAAGATGCTGGCTACCTTCGAGAGCCATGGCGGCACCATGACCGCGGCCGATCTCGCGGAGTTCGACGGCGAATGGGTGGATCCCATCTCCACGACCTACCATGGGTGGACGGTCTACGAACTGCCGCCCAACGGACAAGGCATTGCCGCACTCGAGATGCTCAATATCATGGAACAGTTTCCGCTCGCCGAGGCGGGACACAATTCGGTGAAGGCCCTGCACCTGATGATTGAAGCCAAGAAGCTCGCGTATGCCGACATGCAGCGCTACGACGCCGATCCGCGTTTTGCAAAAATTCCAGTCGCCGCCATGCGCTCCAAGGCGTACGCCGCTGAACGCGCCAAGTTGATTGATGCGGCGCATGCGACCTGCAATGTGCCGGCTGGTACGCCGCAGGGCACGGACAACGGGACGACGTATCTGAGCGTCGTGGATCGCGACGGCAACATGATTTCACTGATCCAGAGCAATTACTCAACCGTGGGCTTTGGCTCTGGCATTGCTGTGGGCGGTGCGGGATTTGTGCTCCACAATCGCGGCGGCGGCTTCACGCTCGACAAGAATAGCCCGAACGTGCTCGCGGGGCGTAAGCGTCCGCTGCACACGATCATCCCAGCATTCATGGAAAAAGATGACGTGCGTGTGGCCTTTGGCATCATGGGCGGATGGAATCAGGCGCAGGCCCACGCGCAGTTTGTATCGAATGTCGTAGACTTTGGCATGAACGTGCAGGCCGCGCTCGACGTCCCACGCTTTTCCAAGGAGACGTTCGCTGGCTGCGATGTCAACTTCGAATCACGCGTGGCCGAATCAACGCGCAACGCCCTCGCGGCGCTCGGTCATGTGATTGTGATGCGTGGCGACTATTCGTCCACTCGGATGGGCTCCGGTCAGGTGGTCATGCGCAACTATACAACGCGCATGAACTCCGGCGCGTCCGATCCACGAAAGGATGGCGCCGCCGTGCAGGAGCTCCTCGGCGCCAGCATCAAAAAGCATTAA
- a CDS encoding rhomboid family intramembrane serine protease: MAITRTLKLHATLLGALLAAMWLSFGVDSLLGGALDGYGIHPRTTDGLTGILYAPFLHGSLEHITSNSVPFLVLGWLVMLRDVRHFVGVTAVAALTSGLVAWAFAAPNSVTIGASGVIFGYLGFLVLGGVFARSFWPIVLSIGVTALWGGLVFGVLPSQPGISWQAHLGGFLGGALMAKWAAPRRVVTSRR; the protein is encoded by the coding sequence ATGGCAATTACTCGCACGCTCAAACTTCACGCCACCCTCTTGGGCGCGCTCCTCGCGGCAATGTGGCTCAGTTTTGGCGTGGACTCGCTGCTCGGCGGCGCCCTCGATGGCTACGGCATCCACCCGCGCACGACCGACGGGCTCACCGGCATTCTCTACGCCCCGTTTCTTCACGGTAGCCTAGAGCACATCACCTCAAACAGCGTCCCCTTTCTCGTGCTCGGCTGGTTGGTGATGCTGCGCGATGTGCGGCACTTCGTTGGCGTCACCGCTGTTGCGGCGCTCACGAGCGGACTCGTGGCGTGGGCCTTTGCCGCACCGAACAGCGTGACCATCGGCGCAAGCGGCGTGATTTTTGGCTATCTAGGTTTTCTGGTGCTCGGCGGCGTCTTTGCGCGGTCCTTCTGGCCGATTGTCCTGAGCATTGGAGTCACCGCGCTCTGGGGCGGACTCGTGTTTGGCGTGTTGCCGAGCCAGCCCGGCATCAGCTGGCAAGCGCACCTTGGCGGGTTCCTTGGCGGTGCGCTGATGGCCAAGTGGGCCGCGCCGCGACGTGTGGTGACGTCGCGGCGCTGA
- a CDS encoding alpha/beta hydrolase encodes MISTARLLAAASAGFAFVASASLHAQAVTPALLEAREVPRADTTVALRVGGRELMAELRVPAGPGPHPIAIIIHGGCWVTKFADARYMRPMAEAVRQAGIATFNISYRRADEVGGAWPGTFLDVAAAAAMVRELVPRYHLDLTRLVTTGHSAGAHLALWLAAQSKLPATSAVRAAGVPLPIKAVVALDGPGDLAGANVAITSICGGPVLEQLLSSKPDENVERWRDASPSSWLPLGVPQTMLRGGLDARVAPLGSPTGTMTNYARRATAAGDLVTVATADTTSHFAMLDPQNPAFVVVLQALRSAVAPRR; translated from the coding sequence ATGATCTCAACCGCCCGTCTGCTCGCGGCCGCCTCGGCCGGCTTCGCGTTCGTCGCGTCCGCTTCGCTGCATGCCCAGGCGGTCACCCCCGCCCTGCTCGAGGCGCGCGAGGTGCCGCGCGCCGACACCACCGTCGCGCTACGCGTCGGCGGGCGCGAGCTGATGGCCGAACTTCGGGTGCCTGCGGGACCGGGACCGCACCCGATTGCGATCATCATTCACGGCGGTTGCTGGGTCACCAAGTTCGCCGACGCGCGCTACATGCGGCCGATGGCCGAAGCTGTGCGGCAGGCGGGCATCGCGACGTTCAATATCTCATACCGCCGAGCGGACGAAGTTGGCGGTGCTTGGCCGGGAACGTTTCTCGACGTGGCGGCCGCCGCCGCGATGGTGCGCGAACTGGTGCCGCGCTATCACCTCGACCTCACGCGCCTCGTCACCACCGGTCACTCGGCGGGCGCGCATCTCGCACTCTGGCTCGCGGCGCAGTCGAAGCTTCCGGCGACGAGTGCGGTGCGCGCGGCCGGTGTCCCGCTTCCGATCAAGGCGGTCGTCGCGCTCGACGGGCCCGGCGATCTCGCCGGCGCGAACGTGGCGATCACCTCGATCTGCGGCGGCCCGGTGCTCGAACAGCTGCTATCGAGTAAGCCGGACGAGAACGTCGAGCGCTGGCGCGATGCGTCACCCTCGTCGTGGCTCCCGCTCGGCGTGCCGCAGACCATGCTTCGCGGCGGACTCGACGCGCGGGTGGCGCCGCTCGGCTCGCCGACGGGCACGATGACCAACTACGCACGGCGTGCTACCGCCGCGGGGGATCTCGTCACCGTCGCGACGGCCGACACGACGAGCCATTTCGCGATGCTCGATCCGCAGAATCCCGCATTCGTCGTCGTGTTGCAGGCGCTCCGATCCGCCGTCGCGCCACGGCGCTGA
- a CDS encoding SDR family oxidoreductase has protein sequence MDLGLKGKVALVCGASRGIGFAAAEAFAQEGMQLAIVSRDPKSLDHAVARLAPTKAAVLPIVADLSTTEGIRATIDATMGRYERADVLITNTGGPSTGTAMGHDWSAWERASELLLRSAVELTRAFVPGMQARKWGRVVGITSFAVKRPVVSLVLSNALRAAVTGYYRTLADEVAADGVTVNTVLPGYTDTERLEALAEATTKRTGATREAIYDAWKAETPARRLGRPDELAAVIAFLASHGAGFVTGQAICVDGGAVRSLL, from the coding sequence GTGGATTTAGGGCTGAAGGGGAAAGTGGCGCTGGTGTGCGGGGCGAGCCGCGGGATCGGGTTCGCCGCCGCCGAGGCGTTCGCCCAAGAGGGAATGCAGCTGGCGATTGTGTCGCGCGACCCCAAGTCGCTCGACCACGCTGTGGCGCGACTCGCCCCAACGAAGGCCGCGGTCCTCCCGATTGTGGCGGATTTGAGCACCACCGAAGGGATCCGCGCGACCATCGACGCGACCATGGGCCGCTATGAACGGGCCGACGTACTGATCACGAATACCGGCGGTCCCTCCACCGGTACCGCGATGGGGCACGACTGGAGCGCATGGGAGCGGGCGTCGGAGCTGTTGCTGCGGAGTGCAGTGGAGCTGACGCGTGCGTTCGTGCCCGGTATGCAGGCGCGAAAGTGGGGGCGCGTGGTGGGGATTACGTCGTTCGCGGTCAAGCGGCCGGTGGTCTCGCTCGTGCTCTCGAATGCGCTCCGCGCGGCGGTGACCGGCTATTATCGCACGCTCGCGGACGAAGTGGCGGCGGACGGTGTCACGGTGAATACCGTGCTCCCCGGTTACACCGACACGGAGCGTCTCGAGGCGCTCGCCGAAGCCACAACCAAGCGCACCGGCGCGACGCGCGAGGCGATCTACGATGCGTGGAAAGCCGAAACGCCCGCACGGCGACTCGGTCGCCCCGACGAACTCGCGGCGGTGATCGCCTTTTTGGCCTCGCACGGCGCGGGGTTCGTCACCGGTCAGGCGATCTGTGTCGATGGTGGAGCGGTGCGGTCGTTGCTCTAG
- a CDS encoding amidohydrolase family protein produces MSRSLSFATRAALSAVTVLSACSAPPQTQPAPIAVAGTSIAVSVRTDTVFDVVIRNGRVLDGQGNPFILADVGIRNGRFTKIGVIPQRGTREIDARGQYVSPGWIDMMDQSGGVLPQSGLAENKLQEGVTTAIGGEGGTPVPATGVRGYFDNLERQGISINFGSYFSETQARQAVIGASSRVPTTAELVRMRAILDTAMRGGAMGMTTALIYPPSSYATTPELIEVAKAVAVYGGTYASHIRGEGPEVLDAVKEAIAIGEGAHLPVEIFHLKVSYKPGWGILMDSVRQVVDAARARNVDVAADMYLYTAGGTGLEATIPSWASDGGNDSLRVRLANPEIRARLKREVQSGSPGWFNIVAACGGWDKIVLVNARNAANAKYEQRNLADIAKELGRDPADVAWDFVAQGRGRVMAIYHMMSEQDIETALRFPWTSIGSDAGATVSVGAIDQTGLPHPRAYGNFPRLIAKYVKERHVLTLPEAIRKMTGWPATRMKLANRGTIAVGNWADVTIFDYDTIEDRATFEKPMALPLGISYVLVNGVVTIDKGTHTNAKAGRVLWGPGRRND; encoded by the coding sequence ATGAGCCGTTCGCTCAGCTTTGCCACGCGTGCCGCGTTGTCCGCTGTCACCGTGCTGTCCGCCTGCTCGGCGCCGCCGCAGACACAGCCTGCGCCCATCGCCGTCGCTGGTACATCGATCGCCGTGTCCGTGCGCACCGACACGGTGTTCGACGTTGTGATTCGTAACGGACGCGTGCTCGATGGACAGGGCAATCCGTTTATTCTCGCCGACGTTGGCATTCGCAATGGCCGATTCACCAAGATCGGGGTGATTCCGCAGCGCGGCACACGAGAGATTGACGCGCGCGGACAGTACGTCTCGCCCGGTTGGATCGACATGATGGATCAGTCCGGCGGCGTGTTGCCGCAGAGCGGACTCGCCGAGAACAAGCTGCAAGAGGGCGTGACGACGGCCATTGGAGGCGAAGGCGGCACCCCGGTGCCGGCGACCGGCGTCAGAGGCTACTTCGACAATCTTGAGCGGCAGGGAATCAGCATCAACTTCGGTTCGTATTTCAGCGAGACGCAGGCCCGTCAGGCGGTGATTGGTGCCTCGTCACGCGTTCCGACGACGGCCGAACTCGTGCGGATGCGCGCGATTCTGGATACGGCGATGCGCGGCGGTGCGATGGGGATGACGACCGCGCTCATTTATCCGCCGAGTAGCTACGCGACGACGCCGGAGTTGATTGAGGTGGCCAAGGCCGTGGCGGTGTATGGCGGCACCTATGCCAGTCACATTCGCGGCGAGGGGCCCGAGGTGCTCGACGCGGTGAAAGAAGCGATTGCGATTGGCGAGGGCGCGCATTTACCGGTTGAGATATTTCACCTCAAGGTATCGTACAAGCCGGGCTGGGGCATTCTGATGGATAGCGTGCGTCAGGTCGTGGACGCGGCGCGCGCACGCAACGTCGACGTGGCGGCGGACATGTACCTCTACACCGCCGGCGGCACAGGACTCGAAGCGACGATTCCCAGCTGGGCGTCTGACGGCGGCAATGATTCGCTGCGCGTTCGTCTTGCAAACCCTGAGATTCGGGCGCGACTCAAGCGCGAGGTTCAAAGCGGCTCACCCGGTTGGTTCAATATCGTCGCCGCTTGCGGGGGCTGGGATAAAATCGTGCTCGTGAACGCGCGCAACGCCGCGAACGCGAAGTACGAACAGCGCAACCTCGCCGACATCGCGAAGGAACTCGGGCGCGACCCCGCCGACGTTGCGTGGGATTTTGTGGCGCAGGGACGCGGGCGCGTGATGGCGATTTACCACATGATGAGCGAGCAGGACATTGAAACGGCGTTGCGCTTTCCGTGGACGAGCATCGGGAGCGATGCCGGTGCCACGGTGTCGGTCGGCGCCATCGACCAAACAGGACTGCCGCACCCGCGTGCGTATGGCAACTTCCCACGACTCATTGCGAAGTATGTCAAAGAGCGCCACGTGCTCACATTGCCCGAGGCGATTCGCAAGATGACCGGCTGGCCCGCCACGCGCATGAAGCTCGCAAACCGCGGAACGATTGCGGTGGGCAACTGGGCGGATGTGACGATTTTCGACTACGACACCATCGAGGACCGTGCAACCTTTGAAAAACCGATGGCGTTGCCACTCGGCATTTCATACGTGCTGGTCAATGGCGTGGTCACGATCGACAAGGGCACGCACACGAACGCCAAGGCTGGGCGGGTGCTCTGGGGGCCAGGGCGGCGCAACGACTAA
- a CDS encoding amidase, translating into MTNPEELLDLMEQDLHSADYDDEAFGGMDRRRFVFMSLVAAAATTFGTEAARAQGGGGAAAAGGAAGRGQQAQAAAPPPLGNGEAPALQFQPYPGGTGAMMEKLARERGRAAFDRAVFTVEPWKGAVPTNPDDIAYLPAHRLSALIKARKITSVQLTDIYLNRLKRLNATLLCAVTIMETSARAEAAKADAELAAGKYRGPLHGLPYGVKDLFNTKGVPTTWGAKDFENRIIDEDAEIVVRLREAGAVLIAKLATGLFAQNDQWFRGRTNNPWNLVQGSSGSSAGPASASASGCVAFAIGTETQGSIVSPAIRCGVSALRPTFGRVSRSGGMVLAWSQDRVGPICRTIEDCAMVFNAVHGVDEKDPSTVTTPFHYNRALKLSSLRVGVDANAPKEFVEQLKAIGIVPTEIGARPAIAGAGSGGLNVEYAAAFDEYVQRKAKEIGLDLNALPEPGRGGAAFGGGRGAGVDTAAARIAAAAAAANPMAPADWNPRFVAGRTVRAFDFIQSQRRRYMLVSQWGTFMKDLDMFVGNPNGDVAANAQTGHPCAVLPYKFDVPQAFGGGRGGAAAPPAPELKPQPICGVIVGNLFNDDLILSVAHQVQEHNKLHLKRPELA; encoded by the coding sequence GTGACCAATCCCGAAGAACTGCTTGACTTGATGGAACAGGACCTCCACTCGGCGGACTATGACGACGAGGCATTCGGCGGGATGGACCGTCGGCGTTTTGTGTTCATGTCGCTCGTCGCAGCGGCGGCCACCACTTTTGGCACCGAAGCCGCGCGCGCACAGGGTGGCGGCGGAGCAGCGGCGGCGGGCGGTGCCGCGGGACGTGGTCAGCAAGCGCAAGCGGCCGCGCCGCCACCACTGGGCAACGGCGAAGCGCCGGCCTTGCAGTTCCAGCCTTACCCAGGCGGCACGGGCGCGATGATGGAAAAGCTCGCGCGCGAACGCGGCCGCGCGGCATTCGATCGTGCGGTGTTTACGGTGGAACCGTGGAAAGGCGCCGTGCCCACCAACCCCGACGACATTGCGTATCTCCCCGCGCATCGCCTCTCGGCGCTGATCAAAGCCAGGAAGATCACGTCGGTGCAACTCACCGACATCTATTTGAACCGGCTCAAGCGACTGAATGCCACGCTGCTCTGCGCCGTGACGATTATGGAAACGTCCGCGCGCGCCGAAGCCGCAAAGGCAGACGCCGAGCTGGCGGCCGGTAAGTATCGCGGCCCGTTGCATGGGCTCCCCTACGGCGTGAAGGATCTCTTCAATACGAAGGGCGTGCCCACCACGTGGGGCGCGAAGGATTTTGAAAACCGCATCATCGACGAAGACGCCGAAATCGTGGTGCGCCTACGCGAGGCGGGTGCGGTGCTGATTGCGAAGCTGGCGACGGGCCTCTTTGCGCAGAACGATCAGTGGTTCCGCGGTCGCACCAATAATCCGTGGAATCTTGTGCAGGGCTCGAGCGGTTCGTCCGCAGGCCCGGCTTCGGCATCGGCGTCGGGTTGTGTGGCCTTCGCGATTGGCACGGAGACGCAGGGATCGATCGTGTCACCGGCGATTCGTTGCGGTGTGAGCGCTCTGCGCCCGACCTTCGGTCGCGTGAGCCGGAGCGGTGGTATGGTGCTAGCGTGGAGCCAGGATCGCGTGGGGCCTATCTGCCGGACGATCGAAGACTGCGCGATGGTGTTCAACGCCGTGCACGGTGTAGATGAAAAAGATCCCTCGACGGTGACGACGCCATTCCACTACAACCGCGCGCTAAAGCTGTCGTCACTCCGCGTGGGCGTGGACGCCAATGCTCCCAAGGAATTTGTGGAGCAGCTCAAGGCCATCGGGATTGTGCCAACGGAAATCGGTGCGCGCCCCGCTATTGCGGGTGCTGGATCCGGCGGCTTGAATGTTGAATACGCTGCGGCGTTCGATGAGTACGTGCAGCGCAAGGCCAAGGAGATTGGGCTCGATCTCAATGCGCTACCGGAACCGGGACGCGGTGGTGCGGCATTTGGTGGTGGCCGAGGAGCTGGCGTTGATACAGCGGCAGCTCGCATTGCCGCGGCAGCCGCCGCGGCGAATCCGATGGCGCCAGCAGATTGGAACCCGCGTTTCGTGGCGGGGCGCACGGTACGTGCGTTCGACTTTATTCAGAGCCAGCGTCGGCGCTACATGCTCGTGTCGCAGTGGGGCACGTTCATGAAGGATCTCGACATGTTCGTCGGCAATCCAAATGGAGACGTGGCGGCCAACGCACAGACCGGACATCCGTGCGCGGTGTTGCCCTATAAGTTCGACGTGCCGCAGGCGTTCGGCGGCGGTCGTGGTGGCGCGGCGGCACCGCCGGCCCCAGAACTCAAGCCGCAGCCGATTTGCGGCGTGATTGTCGGCAACTTGTTCAACGACGATCTGATTTTGTCCGTGGCGCATCAGGTGCAGGAACACAACAAGTTGCACCTCAAGCGTCCAGAACTCGCCTAA
- a CDS encoding CocE/NonD family hydrolase, with amino-acid sequence MRDGVKLHTVILVPKGAAHTPILLTRTPYNATALTTYSPSAHLGTAIDGYDNALDVIIGGGYIRVVQDVRGKYGSEGDYVMNRPLRGPLNPTNVDHATDTYDTVDWLVKNIPESNGKVGILGISYDGFLPLMALVNPHPALKVSVPMNPMVDGWMGDDWFHNGAFRQYNLAYMYEQVGTRDNSERWWTTNYDEYDAFMRAGSAGDMARQRGMEQIGFWRKVLAHPSYDAFWQDQAMDRILAAQPLKIPVMIVHSLWDAEDSYGAIAVYKALKPKDTSNDKVFLVMGPWHHGGEIADGSSLGAIRWESNTSQTFQREVLRPFLDHYLKDDAPPADVAPVTAFESGTNTWRRLQSWPSGCASGCPVRPTPLYMQAGSRLNFAPPTAAGFDEYISDPAKPVPFRARPTRSSGYDTANRWADWLADDQREMSGRTDVLTFTTDVLIAPVKISGQAMANLVASTSGTDADWVVKLIDVYPDEVPVQPAMGGFQFAVAMDIFRGRYRESFETPKAITANTPLVYRFALPTTNHVFLPGHRIMVQVQSAWFPLYDRNPQTFVPNIFNAKPEDYRKATQRIYHAPGQASFVELPIVNPR; translated from the coding sequence ATGCGCGACGGCGTAAAGTTGCACACCGTGATTCTCGTGCCGAAGGGCGCCGCGCACACTCCCATTCTGCTCACGCGCACCCCGTACAACGCCACCGCACTCACCACCTATTCACCGAGCGCCCACCTCGGTACGGCCATCGACGGCTACGATAACGCTCTCGACGTGATCATTGGTGGCGGCTACATCCGCGTGGTGCAAGACGTGCGCGGCAAGTACGGCTCCGAAGGCGACTACGTGATGAACCGCCCGTTGCGTGGGCCGCTGAACCCCACGAACGTCGACCACGCCACCGATACCTACGACACCGTCGACTGGCTCGTGAAGAATATTCCGGAGTCCAACGGCAAGGTTGGCATTCTTGGTATTTCGTACGACGGCTTTCTGCCGCTGATGGCGCTCGTGAATCCGCACCCTGCGCTCAAGGTGAGCGTGCCAATGAATCCGATGGTGGATGGGTGGATGGGCGACGACTGGTTCCATAATGGCGCGTTCCGGCAGTACAACCTCGCGTACATGTATGAGCAGGTGGGCACGCGCGATAACTCCGAACGGTGGTGGACCACGAACTACGACGAATACGACGCCTTCATGCGCGCTGGTTCCGCCGGCGACATGGCGCGGCAGCGCGGCATGGAGCAGATCGGGTTCTGGCGCAAAGTACTCGCGCACCCCTCGTACGATGCGTTTTGGCAGGACCAGGCGATGGATAGAATCCTCGCGGCGCAACCGCTCAAGATTCCAGTGATGATTGTGCATAGCCTGTGGGACGCCGAAGACAGCTACGGTGCGATTGCGGTGTACAAGGCGCTCAAGCCCAAAGACACCAGCAACGACAAAGTCTTTCTCGTGATGGGTCCCTGGCATCACGGCGGCGAAATCGCCGACGGCAGTTCGTTGGGCGCCATTCGTTGGGAGAGCAATACGTCGCAAACGTTTCAGCGCGAGGTGTTGCGTCCGTTTCTCGACCATTATCTCAAGGACGATGCGCCGCCGGCCGACGTCGCACCGGTCACCGCGTTTGAGAGTGGGACCAATACGTGGCGCCGTTTGCAATCCTGGCCGTCAGGGTGCGCGAGTGGATGCCCGGTGCGCCCCACGCCACTGTATATGCAGGCTGGGTCGAGGTTGAATTTTGCCCCACCGACGGCAGCGGGATTTGACGAATACATTTCCGATCCCGCCAAGCCGGTGCCGTTCCGTGCGCGCCCCACGCGCTCCTCGGGTTATGACACGGCGAATCGATGGGCCGACTGGCTCGCCGATGATCAGCGTGAAATGTCAGGACGCACGGATGTGCTCACGTTTACGACCGATGTACTGATCGCACCGGTGAAGATCAGCGGCCAAGCGATGGCCAATCTCGTGGCGTCCACCAGCGGTACCGATGCGGATTGGGTCGTGAAACTCATCGATGTGTATCCGGACGAAGTACCCGTGCAGCCCGCGATGGGCGGATTCCAGTTCGCGGTGGCCATGGACATTTTCCGCGGGCGCTATCGCGAAAGTTTTGAGACACCCAAGGCGATTACCGCCAACACGCCGCTCGTGTATCGCTTTGCGCTGCCGACCACGAATCACGTGTTCCTCCCCGGCCATCGCATCATGGTACAGGTGCAGTCGGCGTGGTTCCCGCTCTATGATCGCAATCCGCAGACGTTTGTGCCGAACATCTTCAACGCCAAGCCCGAGGACTATCGCAAGGCCACGCAGCGCATCTATCATGCGCCGGGGCAGGCAAGCTTTGTGGAATTGCCGATCGTCAATCCGCGCTAA
- a CDS encoding DUF2164 domain-containing protein — protein MRGKPPITISDDARKRATASIRRYFLNDLEVEIGDLKAGIVLDFVLSEIGPSIYNQAIADARGFMEERIADLGAVAEHAEFPYWKPGPKR, from the coding sequence ATGCGCGGCAAGCCACCGATCACCATCTCCGACGACGCCCGCAAACGGGCCACGGCGTCCATTCGCCGGTATTTTCTCAACGATCTCGAGGTCGAGATTGGCGATCTCAAAGCGGGGATCGTCCTCGACTTTGTGCTCTCGGAAATCGGCCCGTCGATCTACAATCAGGCGATTGCCGATGCGCGCGGGTTCATGGAGGAGCGAATTGCCGACCTCGGGGCAGTCGCGGAGCACGCGGAGTTTCCGTACTGGAAGCCGGGGCCGAAACGATAG